In the Ipomoea triloba cultivar NCNSP0323 chromosome 6, ASM357664v1 genome, one interval contains:
- the LOC116023193 gene encoding uncharacterized protein At4g33100 produces the protein MEIKKEKKTSSSSATSPCAHLREAYHNCFNRWYSEKFLKGQWDKEECASEWQKYRDCLSQHLDDKYLSRFLEAEDTINLGNQTDCNGPAGAPRQ, from the exons ATGGAGAttaagaaggagaagaaaactTCATCTTCCTCAGCAACTTCACCATGTGCTCACCTCAGAGAAGCTTACCATAATTGCTTCAACAG ATGGTATTCTGAGAAGTTCTTGAAGGGTCAATGGGATAAAGAGGAGTGCGCTTCGGAGTGGCAGAAATATCGAGATTGTCTTTCT CAACATTTGGATGATAAATATTTGAGTAGATTCTTGGAAGCGGAGGACACTATCAATTTGGGCAATCAAACTGATTGTAATGGCCCTGCCGGAGCTCCTAGACAATAG
- the LOC116021663 gene encoding probable WRKY transcription factor 75 isoform X2: MDGNYQNTGSPFGSPHHQPVFEPSEFLELSDWAEEEPAAMHVSGGHYYPLLNPPHHQVPPPPEGVHGGYLQGGPRNNGGSYGGGREKFAFKTKSEVEILDDGYKWRKYGKKMVKNSPNPRAHVKRKKDKWSLNYASVAQNHPLGACYARAY; this comes from the exons ATGGATGGGAATTACCAGAATACGGGCTCACCTTTTGGCAGCCCCCATCATCAGCCTGTATTTGAGCCCTCTGAGTTTCTCGAGTTGAGCGACTGGGCCGAGGAGGAGCCGGCGGCGATGCACGTCTCCGGCGGTCATTATTATCCGCTTCTTAATCCGCCGCACCACCAGGTTCCTCCGCCTCCGGAGGGAGTTCACGGCGGCTACCTGCAGGGAGGACCTAGAAACA ATGGTGGGAGCTACGGCGGCGGCAGAGAAAAGTTCGCGTTTAAAACAAAGTCTGAGGTTGAAATACTTGATGATGGGTACAAATGGAGGAAATACGGCAAGAAGATGGTGAAGAACAGCCCAAATCCGAG GGCCCatgtgaaaagaaaaaaagacaaGTGGAGTCTCAACTATGCAAGTGTGGCGCAAAATCACCCACTAGGTGCATGCTATGCACGCGCCTACTAG
- the LOC116021663 gene encoding probable WRKY transcription factor 75 isoform X1, translating into MDGNYQNTGSPFGSPHHQPVFEPSEFLELSDWAEEEPAAMHVSGGHYYPLLNPPHHQVPPPPEGVHGGYLQGGPRNNGGSYGGGREKFAFKTKSEVEILDDGYKWRKYGKKMVKNSPNPRNYYRCSVDGCQVKKRVERDKDDPSYVITTYEGIHNHQGPLS; encoded by the exons ATGGATGGGAATTACCAGAATACGGGCTCACCTTTTGGCAGCCCCCATCATCAGCCTGTATTTGAGCCCTCTGAGTTTCTCGAGTTGAGCGACTGGGCCGAGGAGGAGCCGGCGGCGATGCACGTCTCCGGCGGTCATTATTATCCGCTTCTTAATCCGCCGCACCACCAGGTTCCTCCGCCTCCGGAGGGAGTTCACGGCGGCTACCTGCAGGGAGGACCTAGAAACA ATGGTGGGAGCTACGGCGGCGGCAGAGAAAAGTTCGCGTTTAAAACAAAGTCTGAGGTTGAAATACTTGATGATGGGTACAAATGGAGGAAATACGGCAAGAAGATGGTGAAGAACAGCCCAAATCCGAG GAATTACTATAGGTGCTCTGTGGATGGTTGCCAAGTGAAGAAAAGAGTTGAACGAGACAAAGATGACCCAAGCTATGTAATAACAACCTACGAGGGCATCCACAACCATCAGGGTCCCCTGTCCTGA